Sequence from the Pseudomonas sp. 7SR1 genome:
ACTGCCCTATGAAGCCCTGGATGCCGGACATGCGCCGCTGCCACCCCAGCGCTACCGCGCCATGGCCTGTGCGCGACAGTTGTATGTGTTCTCCAGTCTGATGGGCGAGGTGCCAGGCGCCGCAGAACGTGCCTCTGCACTGTTTCGCTCGTTGCAGCGGCACTTCCACGATGCCGAACACGGCGGCTGGTTCTACAGCATCGACCCGCAAGGCGCGCCGCTGGATTCAACCAAGGACCTCTACACCCACGCCTTCATCCTTTTCGCCTGTGCCCATTACTGGGCCAAGGTTCGCGAGCCGCTGGTGGAGTCGGTACTCAACGCCGCCCTGCAAGTCATCGCCCAGCGCTTCGCCAGCCACGACGGGCTCTATGAGGCCAGCCTCGGGCGCGACTGGTCCGAGCTCGGAACAGGCCCCCTGCAGAACCCCCTGATGCATCTGGCCGAAGCGTTCCTCGCCGTGCTTTCTGTGCGTGACGACGCCACTGTCCGACAGGCATTGCTGGCGTTGTGTGATGGGATGTCCGAGCGTTTCATTGACCCGCAGCAGCGCGTCATGATGGAGAAGCCCCTCGGGGCTGTGGATAACTGGTACGAGCCGGGCCACCAGTTCGAATGGTATTACCTGCTGGCCTCGTCGCCCTTGTTGCGTGGCGGCACGTTGCACACGGCCCTGGAGCACAGCTTCGATCAGAGCGAACGACAGGGCGTGGACATGAAATCCGGGGCGGTGTGCGCCATGCTCGACCCGCAACCGCAAGCGACGCCACGGGACGCGACCCAACGCATCTGGGCCCAGGCCGAATACCTGCGGGCACTCACGTTACGCCCGGGGAACCAGGGGGCTTTGCTGCGTCAGTTGCAGGCGTTGCAGCAACATTTCCTGCATAACAGAGGCTGGAACGAATGCCTGGACGCCGACGGCGTCGTCAGCCGTCGGGACATGCCCTCCACCACGCCGTATCACCTGCTG
This genomic interval carries:
- a CDS encoding AGE family epimerase/isomerase, encoding MPDASRPAPQPELIALFATVRQHFHDVIVPMWQGPGWNAELALPYEALDAGHAPLPPQRYRAMACARQLYVFSSLMGEVPGAAERASALFRSLQRHFHDAEHGGWFYSIDPQGAPLDSTKDLYTHAFILFACAHYWAKVREPLVESVLNAALQVIAQRFASHDGLYEASLGRDWSELGTGPLQNPLMHLAEAFLAVLSVRDDATVRQALLALCDGMSERFIDPQQRVMMEKPLGAVDNWYEPGHQFEWYYLLASSPLLRGGTLHTALEHSFDQSERQGVDMKSGAVCAMLDPQPQATPRDATQRIWAQAEYLRALTLRPGNQGALLRQLQALQQHFLHNRGWNECLDADGVVSRRDMPSTTPYHLLTCYRGLAEYLA